tcctgcaccctttccacagaggctggccaagcatcaaaaggaggagcagtataaaagttctttgaaatgctcaaacaaatccaggtaaatattccactGGTTGAAGCTTTAAAGGATATGCCTGGGtacgcaaaaatgatgaaggacttgatgtcccggaAATTTAATTTTCAAGACTTGGCTACGGTTACACTTACTCAGAcctgtagtgcagtggtgacGAGACCTATTGCTGAAAAGTTGTCCGATCCAGGtagctttacaattccatgcactattgggaatTTTGCCTTTGCTAAGGCGCTCTGTGACTTAGGGGCCAGcattaatcttatgcccctggctatctataagaggttgggcattgggagagctagacccacctccatgttgttgcagctggccgACAGGACTGTGAAGCATCCATTCGGTATCCTTGATAATGTGCTTATTCAGGTGGGGAAATTTGtgccctgcagattttgtgatcttggattgcaaagtggatgaagagattcctataatcttaggaagaccattcttggccacgGGGAGAGCTCTGATTGACTGTGAGACTGGGAAGCTCAAAATGAGACTCAATGATGAGgaaataacattcaatgtgcagaagtctatgaggcgaccaagcgagttcgccaattgctctcttattgatgtcgtggatgtaattGTAGAGTCCGATGATGAGGTGTTGACAATTGAGGACCCCCTTGCTGCATGTTTGATGAACTTAGATGAAGTGAATGGTGAGGATTTGgcggaatgggtgttggcattggaaggtagagggttctgggagagaaatctagagtttgagcccttgcacttagaaaagagagaaactcctccagctaagTCATCTattgaagaaccaccaaagttggagttaaagccattgccagctcacctcaggtatgaatttctgggacctgactccacattacctgttattatctcatctagtttgttagatgtgcaggttcAAAAACTTTTACAGGTACTAAAGGAGTGCAAAATTGCCAtggggtggaccatggcagacatcaggggatcagccccgcctactgcatgcacaagattctgctggaagaggggcacaaaccttccagggaacatcagaggaggctgaaccccaacatgaaggaagtggtgaagaaggaggtgataaaatggttggatgcgggaattattttcccaatctctgacagcagctgGGTGAGCCCAGTGCAATGTGTTCCTAAAAAGGGAATCATGACGATTGtgacaaatgacaacaatgaattgatctcaacaagaaccgtcacaggctagagaatttgtatggactatcgaaagttgaatctagccacccggaaagaccacttcccactttttttcattgatcagatgttgaacagattggcagggaggtcacacttctatTTTCTGGTTGGGTACTCAAGGTACAATCAGATCTCCATTGCAccggaggacagagagaagacctccttcacatgcccgtatggcatttatgcctttagacggatgccctttggcctatgcaacgcacctgccacattccaacggtgcatgatggccatattcactaaCATGGTtgaggacataatggaggtgttcatggatgacttctcagtggtggggaattcatttgatgagtgtctGATAAATCTGATGCGTGTGCTGAAATGGTGCATCGAGACTAACTTGGttctgaactgggagaagtgtcatttcatggtacaagaaggcatagtcttggggcaccgggtgtcaagcaaGGGAATAGAGGTGGATCGCGCGAAAATTGATGTAATAGCAAAGCTGCCTCCACCAACTTCAGTCAAAGCCATCAGAAGCTTCCTTGGACATGccggtttttaccggaggttcataaaagacttctccaaaatcgccaaccctctctgtaagttgttagaaaaagatcacccgtttttgttttctgatgattgcagggtagcatttgaggagttgaaaaagagactggtcacaacacccatcatagttgcccccaactgggagcaaccgttCGAACTAATATGTGATGCCAGTGACTATGCAGTGGGAGCAGTGCTGGGCCAGCGGAAATACAAACTAatgcacccaatctactatgctagtagaacgttgagtggagcccagttgaactacactgtgactgaaaaggagatgttgGTTGTAGTGTTCGCGCTTGACAAGTTCCGATCCTACCTGATAGggtctaaggtaattgtatatactgaccATGCAACTCTTAGGTActtaattaaaaataaagaatCTAAGCCACGtctgattcgttgggtgttgtTATTGCAAGAGTGCGATCTTgagattcgtgaccgtaagggcactgagaatcaagtcgttgatcatctatcacgatttgagggagctgaaaatgtagttgaggttgaggaaatactggaaacttttccagacgagcaactgctcgccaccactcatcaggaagcgccatggtatgcagactttgctaATTACCTGTATAGTTCCTCACGACCTTTCATCGGTCCAAAGGAAAAGATTTTTTCGTGAAAGCTGCCAGTATTACTAGGATGAAccttatacatacatatatacgcgtatataacgtcgtttgaatcatacttacatatatatgcgtatataatgccgtttgaatcatatttcggccactgtgggcaacatcatcatcatataccagctgatcaggtggtggtgcgtatataacgtcgtaaccttttcccattccatatacatatatttacatatatacgcgtatataacgtcatatggttatgggtcaatgcacatgaatgcaatgcatgaaaagtacgtcaataaaatcattcggaaggtcataagaccactttgcctcttgagcaatatcataaagtaacatcttttcaactttcgtatttttctgagacccatgaacagatgataaaatattatgacacatgagaactaaagaacatagatatttctattacttctatgagtagagtcacttatggaatttgtgcatttgcacgtttcgttcatatcgtatggatcgtgccaaaagaaagaagggatagccttaacatacccgttTCTGCAAAATTCTTGAACGAAAACTATGCTTGAATCTTAGATTGAAATTTGAACTGAAATTTCTATCGAAATTTTTGAAGTGTTGACAAAATTGATTCTCTGGTTCAAGACAACATGCGATTGTTTGGTTTTGCGTTTTTGGCTTTGAAATTGGTTTCACGTTTTGgctttgaaatgttgaaaaatttGATTCTTAAGTTTTTAGTTCCTTAAGAATCTCACTCACGTTTATTTTTGTTTGGTTTCTAAAGACAAAAGGTCTTTTTGAAACTTTAAGAAtcagattttgatttttgttCTTTCATGTTCCTTATGAGTCATTAAATGACTTTATGTTACATTGCCACATAATGAAATGACTTGAAGAGTCATTCTTTTAATGTGTGGCATGTTTCCACGTTACTCTTTAGGATAATTGATTAAatttatccatttattagttaaccgggtagtGTTTCGTTACCCggttaatctattacccgcaaaatttaagaattatcacaaattacttagaattctatttatttttaaaaatacttcatatatactttatatattatactaccgtggtcatatggtaccttgcatggtactagttcataatcatCGGGtagtatcgctcgacccgtattttattccaaattgataacttccaacgaaactcgttttctttaatctgtgtacccctttatccttcataacacttatttatcgcctgttataaatagcataagtacgttaacgtcaagatgatctcatccccgagtctacgtcggttatctgaaaatgaaattttaacgtacaatacttcagggtgcaacattgtcgtaacttaatactgcaaagcgtaacatcaccataatataatactgtgggacgtgacatctcactatcgggctctcattaatttatttatggcatattttcatgtacgaaaatatggggtgtaacatatgGTCCCGTACaaggatctgcacaaaaaatgtagagtgtagtatcagtacaactgaccttatgtactggtaagtgctaagcctaacctcggcgaagtagtgacgaggttaggacacGACAAAtaacataaacctgtgcagttaaataatATACTAACAGAATAACAAGTAATAAAAGCTAAGCAGAAATGAACGGGAAGGAgcaacatgctatgggggttCCAACATACAGAATCacaacaataaagaaaatctaaaCAGCTAGtacacttgaaccgataacaacaaataaacacagtaaacagaaaatgcacggcattaccattcgtgcttttactctcaatcctcaccatgcaatcaataatagaaacgtgcacgagatcacccttcgtgctttatcactcttcctcaccatatgaatatagaaatgtgcacatcatcacccttcgtgctttattactcttcctcaccatatgaacaatataaatgtgcacggcatcacccttcgtgttttatcactcttcctcaccatatgaataatataaatgtgcacggcattacccttcgtgctttatcactcttcctcaccataagaaacaacagaaacaataatAACCCGGCAAGGGCATCACAATCAAACAACTTCGTTTCATCACTCAATTTCACAACAGAAATCTCAACTGAAGccaatactcaaccaatatccaaaACCAGGAAAAAAACATAATAAGACTTGTTTAACATGAGTAATAACTAGTTTAAGCAGGAACAATACATACAAAGAAACACAACGGTCACAAGTATAAGACTCCCTTGCATGCTATGACCTGACaacgatgtatagatactcgtcaccttacATATACATCGTActtaacaagtaaacaagtagaaaataaggcaacaatacctaatccatcaagctaggttagccacgacacttacctcgattccaagGCCAagctcaagcctcaaataccgcttttcTCTTAGTTTTCACTTTCAATCCGCTCGTATCTATGCATAATTACTTATTAACACCAACTAATGCCAAAGAAACCAATACTAATGCATGATTATAGATTCTCTAACATTTTCCCCCAAAGAGTCAAAAATCGatcccggacccgcttggtcaaaactcgaagttcggaccaaaacccaattacccattcacccccgagctcggatatgcaattggttttaaaattcgatctcaatttgaggtctaaatccccaaattttaaaattcctaaattctacccaaaaacacctaattttccatgaaaatccctaaattttgtgatgaaatcttgtagAAAGATGAGATAGATTGAAAGAAAAGAGTTAGAaatcgtttacctatgatttggggaag
The Nicotiana sylvestris chromosome 11, ASM39365v2, whole genome shotgun sequence DNA segment above includes these coding regions:
- the LOC138881595 gene encoding uncharacterized protein, whose amino-acid sequence is METLHETWSRFKGMLVICPHHGILDQMLGQRFYMGLSDIMKNIVDASAGGAFLSKTWREGQSLLDKMAQNSGWTTMNAPITLVVHSVPFDPSNSMAENVATLLTQMSILTKKVEESGQKQQVHIIDTTNGGLCTSCISQPVGNPWNAEHDHHHQYPEDVNYVSNYGGQRQGNQNWGQQTQQPYRPPQPQYNAGSMGGMRPPKNMAPYPRPQGYNNQQQGYPPPQQQHGGRQEDGFTRLEAMMQQGTLPADTQINPKDQSPKQLMAVSLRNGRDLDVEQERARENIQAETFIPVPIELDESTILTEVTVQPAQEEKNIQQETEKVAEPVEEPVVEIVTDKEKSQVIRKKRPPAPFPQRLAKHQKEEQYKSSLKCSNKSRWGNLCPADFVILDCKVDEEIPIILGRPFLATGRALIDCETGKLKMRLNDEEITFNVQKSMRRPSEFANCSLIDVVDVIVESDDEVLTIEDPLAACLMNLDEVNGEDLAEWVLALEGRGFWERNLEFEPLHLEKRETPPAKSSIEEPPKLELKPLPAHLRYEFLGPDSTLPVIISSSLLDVQVQKLLQMLNRLAGRSHFYFLVGYSRYNQISIAPEDREKTSFTCPYGIYAFRRMPFGLCNAPATFQRCMMAIFTNMVEDIMEVFMDDFSVVGNSFDECLINLMRVLKWCIETNLVLNWEKCHFMVQEGIVLGHRVSSKGIEVDRAKIDVIAKLPPPTSVKAIRSFLGHAGFYRRVAFEELKKRLVTTPIIVAPNWEQPFELICDASDYAVGAVLGQRKYKLMHPIYYASRTLSGAQLNYTVTEKEMLVVVFALDKFRSYLIGSKSAILRFVTVRALRIKSLIIYHDLRELKM